The genomic region CTGCCTGTTCATTATCATAGTTGAACAGATCCTCGTTCCACCGCAACTATTTTGACTTTTTTATCATTCCTCCTTATATTATAACGTCCAGTACTCCGTCATGATACATATATCGGCTGCTTGCTTCTTCATATTCAGTATTTTCACTATAGTGAAGCCCTGTAGCCTGAATTTCGGAAAAATCACGCTGGCGCTGTTGTTTAACATTTACCTCAAAATCACCCACGTGCACCCCACTTTGTTCAAGTTCAAAGCGTATAGCTTCAAGTTGCTGCTGTAACAGCTCTTTTGCTTCTTGGCTTTCAACAATAAAACGTCCGCTGATAATTCCATTCTCAAGCCCCAGATTCACCGAAAGCTTTCCTAAACTTTCAGGATGTAGTTTTAATGTTAGGCTTGTCCTTTCGCCTTCCTGCATCACTTTGGCTTTGTGTAAAAGCTGCATAAGCTCATCATTTACTAAGGGCTTTGCCTGCGTTGCACCAACAGTGCCATTGAGCTGCTTATTATTTACCTGAATAAAGGAATCATTGCGTTCGGTTATGTTTGGTGTTTTTTTATCTAATGGTTGTGCTTCTTCCAGCTTCCCTTTCTGTTTTACTGCATCAATAATTGTAGTTTCAGAATTTCGTTCAGTCTTCTGACTCCTTGCACCAAATGCCATAAGGTGATTGTCATGAGTGGATTTTGATTCCACTTTTTTATTTTTATTGTCCGATAGCTCATTGCGATGAACTACATGAGGAACTATCTGAGCACTGAGCACATCTTTCTTGCCAGCATTCTGCAACGTCGTCAGGTTTGCTATCAGCCGGGTGATATCGCTGCTTTTTGTATCCTTTCCCTTGCTGTTATTATCTATGGCTTTCTGCAATTGATTAATAACATCCTGAATGCTTTCCCTCCCCACTTTTTTTGTAAGACTATCATTAATAGTAAACTTCTCAGGCTTTGCTGAAGTATCGGGGAAAATACGTGTATGGACATCCTTTTTAAATTCATTCTGCTTTGCAGAAGGGATATTTTTATCAGTAACTATCGCCCGCGAATTATTTGTCAGTAATAACGAGGAAACTAACGATTGCAGTACATCAGACTTTTGCACTGCACCATCATCTTTTTGTGAATTCCTCCTATCAGCAATTTTCCTATCTGTTGCCTGTGAAAGATTCAAAGTTATATTAAAATTTGCCTCTTTTTCATTTTTGTCATTTTTGTTATCTATTGCCCTGGTAGCATCATAATTGCTGTCATTGTGTATTCCATAATCGTTGTTTTTAGTATTTGCCAAATATGGTGTTTCACTGTTATTGTGCACTGTTTCTTTCAATATTGAAATGAATGGAGTTACAGGTTCACTTACTTTATTTGTATGTGAACTTTGTGCCTTAAAATCAAAATCCATGACAACAGGTTTTACCATATTTATACCCTGAAATAAGATGATGTCTTACCATTAATATCGATTACCCTCATTTTTTTAATGAATTAATTTTAATTTTTTGGTAATTAAGCCTTACCAACATCAGTAAATTCCTGCATTATGTCATATTATATGGTATTTTTTTTGTTTTTCCATACATAGAAGTGTTGCAGCATCATTAACCAATCACTGCAAACATCTGGCTATCTTTAAAAAGCTAAAAATTCATGTTTTCAAGGGTAATAAAATGTTTAGTACAACAATATTTTTTATAATGGATGGTAAAATTGATGACGGATAATATTTAAAGTCATAAAAAATGAACACCTTTTTGCATCGCATCTAACAATCATAAATAGGAAATCGATGCTAATAAATAAAAAATATAAAAATTTTTATATTTATTTAAATTTTTTTTGTTGCTCTATTTTTCATGTGATATAACTAGTACTGTAACTTCTGCGCTATTACCTGCTATCTTAAGGGCAGGTGTATAGCGGCGTTATTTGGAATGTAATACTTCCATAATTGCCGATCCTCCATTTTTTATGGATCCCAGACTCACGTCCCCAAATGGGAGACCTCTTGGACACTCATCCCTGTCAAAAGCAGGGATGCTTTTTTTTGTAATTTTTTATTTTTTTCCTTTACATGTTCTATATTTGTTTTTAATTGCATTGTATTTTTTCAATGCTATGCCGATTGAAATACTATAAATTTTATAGAAGAAAAATGCAATTTTTTTGCGACATAATCTTGTATTTTTCTTGACAAATTACAAATTTTATAATTGGAAGAATTAGATTCACTGAATATAAGATATAAAATTACAGGATAAAGCGAGGTACACAAACAAATGGAAGCAATTGAATCACTGCACACGACAGAAACACAGGAGCCTCCGGATTTTTCCACTTCAAATTCTGATGAGCCCCCCTCGGCGTGCAGTGCAGTACCAAATGTGATAACGATTCTCCCTTCAAGGAATGTTGTCCATAAACCCGCAACAACAAGTAAAACAAAAATTTTCAGAAAACTTTTTTATCCTGATGTTATTGACTCCCAATGGAATGACTGGCGGTGGCAGATTGCAAACAGGATCCGTACGTATGAACAGTTGTCTGCAATCCTTGACCTATCACAAAGTGAAGTTGATGCAATCACCAGTCACACCCAACTACCCATGTCAATTACACCTTACTACGCAAGCCTTATTGATCGAACCAACCCTAATGACCCAATTCGCCGCTGCGTAGTACCAACAATACATGAACTCAGTCACAATGCCGGTGAATCCAATGATCCTCTTTCAGAAGATGAAGATAGCCCCGTTCCTGGTCTTGTACATCGGTATCCAGACAGGGTTCTTTTTTTAGTAACGGATTTTTGCTCTACCTATTGCCGTTACTGTACCCGCTCACGCATTGTGGGGCGTTCAAACTGCATACTACCCAACAAAAACTGGGATGCAGCTTTACGATATATTGCCGAACATACTCAGATCCGTGATGTATTAATCTCAGGTGGCGACCCTCTCACCATGAACGATTCCATGATAGAGTATCTTCTCAACCGGCTCAGAGCAATTCCACATGTTGAGATTATACGTATTGGAACAAAGGTCCCTGCTGTATTGCCACAGCGAATTACCCATTCACTGGTAAGTATGCTGAGGAAATATCATCCTTTGTGGATAAATATACACTTTACGCACCCCAATGAAATAACCCCTGAAACCATGAAAGCATGTAACAGACTTGCAAATGCTGGCATTCCACTGGGCAGCCAGACAGTATTACTGAAAGGTATCAATGATAGTGTTGATGTATTAAAAAAATTATACCACCTGCTTCTACAGTGCCGCGTACGCCCCTATTACCTGTATCAGTGCGATCCTATAGTAGGCTCATATCATTTTCGCACTTCAGTTGCTAAGGGAATTGAAATGATAGCAGGATTGCGCGGGCATACAACGGGTTTAGCAGTACCACACT from Spirochaetota bacterium harbors:
- a CDS encoding KamA family radical SAM protein, with the protein product MEAIESLHTTETQEPPDFSTSNSDEPPSACSAVPNVITILPSRNVVHKPATTSKTKIFRKLFYPDVIDSQWNDWRWQIANRIRTYEQLSAILDLSQSEVDAITSHTQLPMSITPYYASLIDRTNPNDPIRRCVVPTIHELSHNAGESNDPLSEDEDSPVPGLVHRYPDRVLFLVTDFCSTYCRYCTRSRIVGRSNCILPNKNWDAALRYIAEHTQIRDVLISGGDPLTMNDSMIEYLLNRLRAIPHVEIIRIGTKVPAVLPQRITHSLVSMLRKYHPLWINIHFTHPNEITPETMKACNRLANAGIPLGSQTVLLKGINDSVDVLKKLYHLLLQCRVRPYYLYQCDPIVGSYHFRTSVAKGIEMIAGLRGHTTGLAVPHYVIDAPGGGGKIPLLPQYCQGVDDDSIVLKNYEHKYFYYPDTK
- a CDS encoding flagellar hook-length control protein FliK, encoding MVKPVVMDFDFKAQSSHTNKVSEPVTPFISILKETVHNNSETPYLANTKNNDYGIHNDSNYDATRAIDNKNDKNEKEANFNITLNLSQATDRKIADRRNSQKDDGAVQKSDVLQSLVSSLLLTNNSRAIVTDKNIPSAKQNEFKKDVHTRIFPDTSAKPEKFTINDSLTKKVGRESIQDVINQLQKAIDNNSKGKDTKSSDITRLIANLTTLQNAGKKDVLSAQIVPHVVHRNELSDNKNKKVESKSTHDNHLMAFGARSQKTERNSETTIIDAVKQKGKLEEAQPLDKKTPNITERNDSFIQVNNKQLNGTVGATQAKPLVNDELMQLLHKAKVMQEGERTSLTLKLHPESLGKLSVNLGLENGIISGRFIVESQEAKELLQQQLEAIRFELEQSGVHVGDFEVNVKQQRQRDFSEIQATGLHYSENTEYEEASSRYMYHDGVLDVII